From the Bacillus tuaregi genome, one window contains:
- a CDS encoding Tn7-like element transposition protein TnsE: protein MGKQQVKIPWPFKQDEEAQLIWIGDPFRFENKMMINAYFRASGVTKKILLDWGTLPSLAIQHFYRNGVISTSKPPEGISEMDITIEPNSVKYFDKPWKIQGNTDLGTSRSFNFFFEGRRIILPLVEVIRSILAPNGFLLYRLFESNSFPQYFIETYGQSQIHLSFTAQYKLKYTSPGFIHQLVWLLTNGDIRQTFESLAFTWLQEGTFKFDWNFSQPITITACIKENKGFWTVLQIAKVKNKHIPIEHISISHPEIQEMEKTDEAKKYTYRNVSKKGDTEGFTLDEKMDGSTEDFELVQMNQQQHEYIRVPKIIREKGKTAKQRTREDENTKKYYGNDDAIRSTADIGGQQLARGLEHKMLHEIQAQGELQDFINVLKVLENYPQINAIRVIMDVLPEGLGERKFTRLSDRVTRRRYVIAKVYMMQGISFYIVEIEREGKSLSTLILSSAEVKDWDFIFIRLLENLVNDCGTWTSQSLNSIKRQGVKTIKSKHSLKGVKHRAEMLLKKLL from the coding sequence ATGGGTAAACAACAGGTTAAAATTCCTTGGCCTTTCAAACAGGATGAAGAAGCACAATTGATTTGGATAGGTGATCCTTTCCGGTTTGAAAATAAGATGATGATTAATGCATATTTTCGCGCAAGTGGGGTTACTAAGAAAATACTGTTGGACTGGGGTACCTTGCCCAGTTTGGCTATTCAGCATTTCTATAGGAACGGTGTTATTTCAACTAGTAAGCCACCTGAAGGAATAAGTGAAATGGATATTACGATAGAACCAAATAGTGTTAAATATTTCGATAAACCTTGGAAAATTCAAGGCAACACTGATCTGGGAACTTCTCGAAGTTTTAACTTCTTTTTTGAAGGAAGGAGAATAATTTTACCATTAGTCGAAGTCATTCGCAGCATCTTAGCGCCAAATGGTTTTCTATTATATCGATTGTTTGAGTCCAATTCATTTCCACAATATTTTATAGAAACATATGGGCAGAGTCAAATTCACCTTAGCTTTACAGCACAATACAAACTAAAGTACACGAGCCCTGGATTCATCCATCAATTAGTGTGGTTATTAACTAACGGTGACATACGACAGACCTTTGAGAGCCTTGCATTTACATGGCTTCAAGAAGGAACTTTTAAGTTTGATTGGAACTTCTCGCAGCCAATCACAATAACTGCTTGTATAAAGGAAAATAAGGGTTTTTGGACCGTATTACAAATTGCAAAGGTAAAAAATAAACATATTCCAATTGAACATATTTCAATCTCACATCCTGAAATACAGGAGATGGAAAAGACAGATGAGGCAAAAAAATATACATACCGTAATGTAAGCAAAAAAGGTGATACGGAAGGATTTACACTTGATGAGAAGATGGATGGTTCCACTGAGGATTTTGAACTTGTACAAATGAACCAGCAACAACATGAATACATAAGAGTACCTAAAATCATTCGAGAAAAAGGTAAAACTGCTAAGCAGCGAACAAGAGAAGATGAAAACACAAAAAAATACTATGGTAATGATGATGCCATCCGTTCTACAGCAGATATAGGTGGCCAACAGTTAGCACGAGGGCTGGAGCATAAAATGCTTCATGAAATTCAAGCGCAGGGTGAATTACAGGACTTTATCAATGTGTTAAAGGTTTTAGAGAATTATCCGCAGATAAATGCTATTCGTGTCATCATGGATGTATTGCCAGAAGGTTTAGGGGAACGTAAATTTACTAGATTAAGTGATAGAGTTACTAGAAGACGATATGTGATTGCAAAAGTATATATGATGCAGGGCATAAGTTTTTACATTGTTGAGATAGAACGTGAAGGTAAGTCCTTATCTACTCTTATTTTGTCGTCTGCTGAAGTGAAGGATTGGGATTTTATTTTTATTCGCCTACTCGAAAATCTTGTAAACGATTGTGGTACTTGGACAAGCCAATCTCTAAATAGTATTAAAAGGCAGGGGGTTAAAACAATCAAATCGAAGCATAGTTTAAAAGGCGTGAAACATCGAGCTGAAATGTTATTAAAAAAGTTACTTTAA
- a CDS encoding ATP-binding protein translates to MRNLGKTNDMIVLKGEFEKAVYKEQLLNEYTNNPFIEALPPIFNEDDVLERFMVTPRISKQDKLSETNIRYHILKRVKNFIQPLPIHFEVERRLSTLIRRGYLARNPLDRTFLERVRVLHELREEEETAHRYIDERLNYIRSTADSLSIIGISGIGKTTAIERLLLMYPQVIKHEEYKGQPFNRTQIVWLKIDCPYDGSLSTLCKSFFKAIDDLLGTRYLEKYGYLNRVTSTMLLHMTSLASMYGIGVLVIDEIQHLLHSKNEQEEMLNFFVTLSNTVGIPTVLIGTSKAQKLFKGNFRQARRAASDGAIIWDRMDENSEEWEFFLETLWELQCLKTHSELMEETKKAFYYECQGITAVAVNLFILAQERVLFDEDNPAEIITPQVLKKTAREDMQTIQPMMTAIRTNNLADMMKYEDIMINLDEVMLNHKRNTEMTGRIQEAFKERQNTIEYKRQDMIGNLSVEVAALGIFDSLKENDIKKLVQNIVEGNPLDTEFNHLKSDVIQQAIVLNQQKKDQKAKAKEKKAEILPLLKLRKQALDKKQHPYELIKANGYIKNPLEEFY, encoded by the coding sequence ATGAGGAATTTGGGAAAGACAAATGACATGATTGTCTTAAAAGGGGAATTTGAGAAAGCTGTCTATAAGGAGCAACTTTTAAATGAATATACCAATAATCCTTTCATCGAAGCTCTTCCACCTATATTTAATGAGGATGATGTGCTCGAGCGATTTATGGTGACTCCACGAATTAGCAAGCAAGATAAGTTAAGTGAAACGAATATTCGTTATCACATCTTAAAACGTGTAAAGAATTTTATACAGCCGTTACCGATTCATTTCGAGGTAGAACGCCGATTGTCTACATTGATTCGGAGAGGTTACTTGGCGCGAAATCCATTAGATAGAACATTTCTAGAGCGTGTTCGGGTGTTGCATGAATTGCGTGAAGAAGAGGAAACAGCTCATAGATATATAGATGAACGACTAAATTATATTCGTTCAACTGCCGATAGCTTATCCATTATCGGTATTTCTGGAATTGGTAAAACAACAGCAATTGAACGTCTTTTGCTTATGTATCCACAAGTAATCAAGCATGAAGAATACAAAGGACAACCGTTTAATCGAACTCAAATTGTTTGGCTTAAAATTGACTGCCCCTATGATGGAAGTTTATCTACACTTTGCAAAAGCTTTTTCAAAGCAATTGATGATTTACTAGGCACTCGATATTTAGAAAAGTACGGTTATTTGAACCGTGTGACATCGACAATGTTATTACACATGACATCGTTAGCAAGTATGTACGGCATCGGTGTTCTAGTAATTGATGAAATCCAGCACTTACTACATTCCAAAAATGAACAGGAAGAAATGTTGAACTTTTTTGTAACACTGTCTAATACAGTTGGCATTCCTACGGTTTTAATCGGCACTTCTAAAGCACAAAAACTATTCAAGGGAAACTTCAGACAGGCAAGACGTGCAGCAAGTGATGGAGCTATTATTTGGGATCGTATGGACGAAAATAGTGAAGAGTGGGAGTTTTTCCTAGAGACACTTTGGGAATTACAGTGTTTAAAAACCCATTCTGAGCTTATGGAGGAGACAAAGAAGGCATTTTATTATGAATGCCAAGGGATTACTGCTGTTGCTGTGAACCTATTTATTCTAGCGCAAGAACGAGTATTATTTGATGAGGACAACCCGGCTGAAATCATTACACCACAAGTATTAAAAAAGACTGCTAGGGAAGATATGCAAACGATTCAACCAATGATGACAGCTATTCGGACGAACAATTTAGCCGACATGATGAAATATGAAGATATTATGATTAACTTGGATGAAGTCATGCTAAATCACAAGCGAAATACTGAAATGACGGGACGTATTCAAGAAGCATTTAAAGAGCGCCAAAATACAATCGAGTATAAACGTCAGGACATGATTGGGAACCTAAGTGTTGAAGTGGCAGCCCTTGGTATTTTTGATAGTTTGAAAGAAAACGATATTAAAAAGCTCGTACAAAATATAGTTGAGGGAAATCCACTTGATACTGAATTTAATCATCTTAAATCAGATGTGATTCAGCAGGCTATTGTATTAAATCAACAAAAGAAAGATCAAAAAGCAAAGGCAAAAGAAAAAAAAGCAGAGATTCTACCATTACTAAAGCTAAGAAAGCAAGCGTTAGACAAAAAGCAACACCCCTATGAATTAATAAAAGCAAATGGATACATTAAAAATCCTTTGGAGGAATTCTACTAG
- a CDS encoding TnsD family Tn7-like transposition protein — protein sequence MLPFFTEPYPDELIYSAIARYHFYSGNIDYKDTLEEVFQSRSVIPSIEIGSHFHALVQQMGNHYSVDKLLANHTVYPFYAPFLSKQRQQDILRDVQDDGKGLYARLGMVAGSICRKEGLYYCPQCSLLDIEKYGEPYIHREHQLQGVDLCSRHFLQLKKYPVDFTTCSRIEFIRFDAKRMDFSILQGMEPPDYFNIQVKLATMAYQLLNLNIAAFSREMIVKRYRLLLRERNLITVSNRVRQKELFDAVQAKFPDGFLEKYNSGLNKDDEYNWLRVLTRNIKRHVHPFRHLLFLCFLDQDVEGFLLLGEDAGPFGKGPWPCLNKAADHYRQFVIPKVIITRDFKSASPIGTFECSCGFIYSRKGPDKSNEDKYRIGRIKAFGDIWVTKLHSLASEGNQSTRSLANMLGVDSKTVKKYLSEYEQKEQVGEHAQFPMIEQYRKQLLEGIQQSPGYSRTQIRSCFSKQYTYLYRHDKEWLFQHLPVKRKQSNRNVTVDWSDRDEGYFAKINQLYKELMGLEKPIRITTSLIGKLLGILPHLEKHLDKLPRTKRLLKDITESARQFQIRRCCKIIDTMLQKQEPIALWKVQRIGAVKSHHFHEIKPHLEAYIRVKQEVKAYG from the coding sequence ATGCTGCCATTCTTTACTGAGCCATATCCAGATGAGTTGATCTATTCAGCGATTGCCCGGTATCACTTCTATAGTGGAAATATCGATTATAAGGATACGTTGGAGGAAGTTTTCCAAAGCCGTTCTGTAATACCAAGTATAGAGATTGGCAGCCATTTTCATGCTTTGGTTCAACAAATGGGGAATCATTATTCAGTTGATAAACTGTTAGCAAATCATACAGTTTATCCATTTTATGCTCCTTTCCTTTCTAAACAACGACAACAGGATATCTTACGAGATGTTCAAGATGATGGAAAAGGGCTTTATGCAAGGTTGGGTATGGTTGCAGGGAGTATTTGTAGAAAAGAAGGGCTGTATTATTGTCCACAATGTTCCTTGTTAGATATTGAAAAATATGGTGAACCGTATATCCATCGGGAGCATCAGCTTCAAGGAGTTGACTTGTGTTCACGCCATTTTTTGCAGTTGAAGAAATATCCAGTTGATTTTACAACATGCAGTCGAATTGAATTTATTCGCTTTGATGCAAAAAGAATGGATTTTTCTATTTTACAAGGAATGGAGCCTCCTGATTATTTTAACATTCAAGTAAAATTGGCAACGATGGCGTATCAGCTATTAAATCTTAATATAGCAGCATTCTCACGTGAAATGATTGTAAAAAGGTATAGATTACTTCTAAGAGAAAGAAATTTGATTACTGTCTCCAACCGAGTAAGACAAAAAGAGTTATTTGATGCAGTTCAAGCCAAGTTTCCAGATGGGTTTCTAGAAAAGTATAATTCTGGGTTGAACAAGGATGATGAATATAATTGGTTGAGAGTTTTGACCCGTAATATAAAACGTCACGTACATCCATTTCGCCACCTGCTATTCCTCTGTTTTTTGGACCAAGATGTTGAGGGGTTTTTGCTATTGGGTGAAGATGCAGGTCCTTTCGGGAAAGGTCCTTGGCCATGCTTGAACAAAGCTGCTGATCACTATCGTCAATTTGTAATTCCTAAAGTAATAATTACTAGAGATTTTAAATCTGCCTCTCCTATCGGTACGTTCGAGTGTTCATGTGGCTTTATTTATTCTAGAAAAGGTCCGGATAAATCCAATGAGGATAAATACCGTATTGGTCGAATCAAAGCGTTTGGAGACATCTGGGTAACTAAATTACATTCCTTGGCAAGCGAAGGGAATCAAAGCACAAGATCCTTAGCGAACATGCTAGGAGTTGATTCTAAAACCGTAAAAAAGTATTTATCTGAATATGAACAAAAGGAACAAGTTGGAGAACATGCACAGTTTCCAATGATAGAGCAATATCGAAAACAATTACTTGAAGGAATACAACAATCCCCCGGCTATTCAAGAACACAAATTCGTTCGTGCTTTTCAAAACAATATACGTATTTGTATCGCCATGATAAAGAATGGCTTTTTCAACACTTGCCTGTGAAGCGTAAACAATCAAACCGCAATGTAACAGTGGATTGGTCTGACAGGGATGAAGGATATTTTGCAAAAATAAATCAGCTGTATAAGGAGTTAATGGGATTAGAGAAACCCATTCGAATTACGACTTCACTGATAGGGAAGCTTTTAGGAATATTACCTCATTTAGAAAAGCATCTTGATAAACTACCTCGCACTAAAAGGCTCTTAAAAGACATCACAGAATCCGCCAGGCAATTTCAAATTCGCCGTTGCTGTAAGATTATTGACACTATGCTGCAGAAGCAAGAACCAATTGCATTGTGGAAAGTACAACGTATTGGTGCAGTGAAATCGCATCATTTCCATGAAATAAAACCGCATTTAGAGGCATATATACGAGTGAAACAGGAGGTGAAGGCATATGGGTAA
- a CDS encoding sensor histidine kinase has translation MKRFLKSTITFSLLALITMGLIMHFTLLILKYPLVGIEVEKVNDVWIVEKVYDKGWAYKNNIETGSIVNLINGIDPGKHNTVVLFGMVEMAESVTISNNESQINTFAISYNDLDFQLLVHLLLPFLFALSTFFLSLVLYYKKKEEKSALILIFFLLSLGLCYLSASASARADLVGRITTTITFSGSIVLLIHFLKSYFSRFDLGFIKDSSMKTLYIIYLLLITTLLSSFFFHNLSSLMKNVELGFFFLLLSSLFFFLVRFYYRYKHSEGKNVLKILWVTLVTAFSPFVVLYAVPYIFWGKGILSAEIAAVFLLVIPLAFVYLLLAAKLFDIEFLLGRLRYFTLLAFPFTLLFTTLIAMFLKIRLISSSFFLTFTLLFTGSILFLYIKEYLDYKIRHHLFSQKYNLETNSSLYKFFQRTRRETKVSSFIESLMKEVKEVLKVKEVQYVEIQASKDGSIWTLNNKDDFSSNLVNEIEKINWENLNAGILIEFQDGFCVVVGDDYHRKDIIFCGLKEYKTKLNIQEKIWLETIAYFSSILLENYQLIEGLFQRIEKYKEKGQEAKESYPSWLSRLLFSLSEKERTNLSIDLHDTVLQDQLQLLREIESIKNKMTDPFLKDDLLMIKERLLDNIHLVRETCNELRPPFLSELGIIQSIQNLIDQVKLRSNFILYTELDQSIQQLDPEYELALYRVIQELLNNAMKHSEASEVSISLRKRKHALILTYWDNGVGIDMSKLNDSFKTMGISGIKERVTCIGGKIKIESNPNSGFKVIIELELKTGGNDGID, from the coding sequence ATGAAGCGTTTTTTGAAATCTACTATAACCTTTTCGCTGCTAGCCTTAATAACAATGGGGCTGATCATGCATTTTACTTTACTAATCCTGAAATATCCTTTGGTGGGAATTGAAGTTGAGAAGGTTAATGACGTTTGGATAGTGGAAAAGGTTTATGACAAGGGTTGGGCTTACAAAAATAACATAGAAACAGGGAGTATCGTTAATCTTATAAATGGCATTGATCCCGGTAAGCATAATACGGTTGTTCTGTTTGGGATGGTAGAGATGGCGGAGTCTGTTACAATCTCTAACAATGAGTCCCAAATTAATACATTTGCTATTTCGTATAATGATTTGGATTTTCAGCTTTTAGTTCATTTGCTTCTGCCCTTTTTATTTGCCCTCTCTACTTTCTTTTTAAGCTTAGTTCTATATTATAAGAAAAAAGAGGAAAAATCAGCATTAATATTAATTTTTTTCTTATTATCACTAGGTCTGTGTTATTTAAGTGCTTCAGCATCAGCGAGAGCAGACTTAGTTGGTAGAATCACTACTACTATTACTTTTTCGGGTTCTATTGTTTTACTTATTCATTTTTTAAAAAGCTACTTTTCAAGATTTGATCTTGGGTTTATTAAAGATAGCAGTATGAAAACTCTGTATATTATTTACCTTCTTTTAATTACAACATTATTGAGCAGCTTTTTCTTCCATAACCTTTCCTCTTTAATGAAGAATGTTGAATTAGGTTTTTTCTTTTTATTATTAAGCTCGTTGTTTTTTTTCTTAGTAAGATTCTATTATCGATATAAACATTCTGAAGGAAAGAATGTTTTAAAAATCCTTTGGGTCACATTAGTTACTGCATTTAGTCCTTTTGTGGTTTTGTATGCTGTACCTTACATTTTTTGGGGGAAGGGAATACTTTCTGCTGAAATAGCAGCTGTATTTTTACTAGTCATACCGTTGGCTTTTGTTTATTTACTATTGGCAGCAAAGCTATTTGATATTGAATTCTTACTTGGCAGGCTACGTTATTTTACCCTATTGGCTTTCCCTTTTACCTTACTTTTTACAACACTTATAGCTATGTTTCTCAAAATAAGGTTAATTTCCAGTTCTTTTTTTCTTACCTTTACCTTATTATTTACGGGATCTATATTATTCTTATACATCAAGGAATATTTGGATTATAAAATTAGACACCATTTATTTTCACAAAAGTATAATTTGGAAACTAATTCTAGCCTTTATAAATTCTTTCAAAGGACTAGGAGGGAAACAAAAGTAAGTAGCTTTATAGAGAGCCTTATGAAAGAAGTAAAAGAAGTATTAAAGGTAAAAGAAGTTCAATATGTTGAAATCCAGGCGAGTAAAGATGGGAGCATATGGACATTGAACAACAAGGATGATTTTTCTTCCAACCTTGTTAATGAAATTGAAAAAATAAATTGGGAAAACCTCAATGCCGGAATTCTCATTGAATTTCAAGATGGATTTTGCGTCGTTGTTGGAGATGACTATCATCGAAAAGATATAATTTTTTGTGGTTTGAAAGAGTATAAAACGAAATTAAATATTCAAGAGAAAATTTGGTTAGAAACGATAGCCTACTTTTCTAGTATTCTCCTTGAAAATTATCAGCTAATTGAGGGTTTGTTCCAAAGAATTGAAAAATATAAAGAAAAAGGACAAGAGGCAAAGGAAAGTTATCCCTCGTGGTTATCAAGGCTGTTATTTTCCTTGTCAGAAAAAGAACGAACTAATTTATCAATTGATCTCCATGATACAGTCCTACAGGATCAATTACAGCTATTAAGAGAAATTGAATCAATAAAAAATAAAATGACAGATCCCTTCTTAAAAGATGATTTATTGATGATAAAAGAAAGACTTCTTGATAATATCCATTTAGTAAGGGAAACGTGTAACGAATTAAGGCCTCCCTTTCTTAGCGAGTTGGGAATTATTCAATCGATTCAAAATTTAATTGACCAGGTTAAACTACGCTCCAATTTTATTTTGTATACAGAATTGGATCAATCCATTCAGCAATTAGATCCGGAATATGAATTAGCTTTATATCGTGTGATACAGGAACTTTTAAATAACGCAATGAAGCATTCGGAAGCCTCTGAGGTTAGCATATCATTAAGGAAAAGAAAGCATGCTTTAATACTTACTTATTGGGATAACGGGGTTGGCATAGACATGAGCAAACTAAACGATTCTTTTAAAACAATGGGGATTTCGGGTATTAAAGAACGAGTAACATGTATAGGTGGTAAGATTAAGATTGAGTCTAATCCCAATAGCGGTTTTAAGGTAATTATAGAATTAGAATTGAAGACAGGAGGCAATGATGGGATTGATTAA
- a CDS encoding polyprenyl synthetase family protein codes for MTDVTNRIIGEINTILGKEIQQENLKETIQKYINAQTKKGFPFAKLTILHYQMLDGTELDKVISVAAAIELLILSFDILDDIEDDDDNQKLWMNEQSFALNASTAMIFICIDVIRKTDLKYKERAISILLEYSLLSISGQQIDLLSKCRTEKEYIEMALKKSGSLVSLACLVGANLASDQYLEIINRYSQFIGLIGQLNNDIYDLQNWEGKNDLLNKKLSLPVIYLLGYQGNGAEIISSYYNGAIEKDEMVKNQKFISKMIVDSGVLVYTEIIKRVYQNKVKTELQKLNVDKKFIGQLLDYIH; via the coding sequence TTGACGGATGTTACTAATAGAATAATAGGGGAAATAAATACCATTCTGGGGAAGGAAATACAACAGGAAAATTTAAAAGAAACAATTCAAAAATATATTAATGCTCAAACAAAAAAAGGTTTTCCCTTTGCTAAGCTTACCATCTTACATTATCAAATGCTGGATGGAACAGAGTTGGACAAAGTCATATCTGTTGCTGCAGCAATCGAGCTTCTAATTTTGTCTTTCGATATACTTGATGATATAGAAGATGATGATGACAATCAAAAGCTATGGATGAATGAACAAAGCTTTGCATTAAATGCTTCAACTGCAATGATATTTATATGTATTGATGTAATAAGAAAAACAGATTTAAAGTATAAAGAGAGGGCAATTTCAATTCTGCTTGAATATTCGTTGCTTTCCATAAGTGGCCAGCAGATTGATCTTTTAAGTAAATGCCGGACCGAGAAGGAATATATTGAAATGGCTCTCAAAAAATCAGGTTCTTTAGTTTCACTTGCATGTTTGGTTGGAGCTAATTTAGCTAGTGACCAATACTTAGAAATTATAAATCGGTATTCGCAATTTATAGGATTAATAGGGCAACTAAACAATGACATCTACGACTTACAGAATTGGGAAGGAAAAAACGATTTGTTGAACAAGAAACTTTCACTTCCGGTTATTTATCTATTGGGTTATCAAGGGAATGGAGCTGAAATTATCAGCAGTTATTATAATGGAGCTATTGAAAAGGATGAAATGGTAAAAAATCAAAAATTTATTAGTAAGATGATAGTGGATAGTGGTGTATTAGTTTATACGGAAATTATCAAGAGAGTTTACCAAAATAAAGTAAAAACTGAACTTCAAAAGCTGAACGTTGATAAGAAGTTTATTGGACAACTTTTAGACTATATACATTAA
- the comX gene encoding competence pheromone ComX — translation MQEVVQYLLSNAEILEKLKEGTVSLIGVNAEELRAILEVFVEGSIVPKVEYWK, via the coding sequence GTGCAAGAGGTGGTACAATATCTATTAAGCAATGCAGAAATTTTAGAAAAGTTGAAAGAAGGAACCGTAAGTTTGATTGGAGTTAATGCAGAGGAATTAAGAGCCATATTAGAAGTTTTTGTTGAGGGTAGCATAGTTCCAAAAGTAGAATATTGGAAATAA
- a CDS encoding Mu transposase C-terminal domain-containing protein, whose protein sequence is MIYINQVFQYVKDSIRIRVVEIEESHVFIVDIDAHTSMPKKELYATLTTEIEQKELLVIADPFARIVVDSDLTDVQIQKREDDWETIQKYCLQHMGQLLQKRGRETKIKEIAEGLNVTPTKVKKLLSRYWQRGMTKNAMLPDYANSGGKGKSKVLTNAKVGRPRRVNINGDYQTGINITDEVKLQFELSINKYYRKTNNYSLKEVYHFILRDFYSDRYKEKSEMKYRVWEANRIPSYHQFYYWFKKFEDPKKDIQFRKSTKEYELKHRPILSDSKSETNGPGTRFQIDATIADIYLVSSLDVNKVIGRPVIYAVLDVYSRIITGLYVGLEGPSWIGAMMALDNMVADKVEFCKQYGIDITPEQWPTHHLPEIIIADRGEFEGYSVENLINNLNIKIENTTAYRGDLKGIVERKFRTFNGKIKQKAPGAIQKEYRERGDQDYRLNATLNLKEFTSLIITMVLHHNHKVIDKYPVEKEMVADGLVPTPINLWNWGIQNRKGRLRTVDRNILRLNVLPRGKATISRAGIKFKNLLYGSRQAIEEQWFLKLKNRSVEIVYDPRHIEKIYIPHDNGIDFETCILLEPSQQYKGDFLEEVVFQQQLRNELEEMERTNQIQLTVNTDAALEEIIKKATKNKKQSFNQPTSKKAKIAAIRENKDVEKQLNREAEKFDLSPNKVSETADVIDFVTKEKIDETPPKKSNSRLMEKLKKKRDEEFGKDK, encoded by the coding sequence ATGATTTATATTAATCAAGTATTTCAATATGTGAAGGATTCAATACGGATTCGTGTTGTTGAAATAGAAGAATCGCATGTTTTTATTGTAGATATAGATGCACACACATCTATGCCTAAAAAAGAGCTTTATGCCACGTTGACTACAGAAATTGAACAAAAAGAATTATTAGTGATTGCAGATCCTTTTGCAAGAATTGTAGTTGATAGTGACTTGACAGATGTGCAAATTCAAAAGCGAGAAGATGATTGGGAGACTATTCAAAAATACTGTTTGCAACATATGGGCCAGCTTCTTCAAAAACGAGGTAGAGAAACAAAGATAAAGGAAATTGCGGAAGGGTTAAATGTAACTCCTACGAAGGTGAAAAAGCTCCTCAGTCGATATTGGCAGCGTGGTATGACTAAAAATGCTATGCTACCAGATTATGCAAACTCTGGTGGTAAAGGAAAATCCAAAGTTTTAACAAATGCTAAAGTAGGTCGTCCACGAAGAGTAAATATTAATGGAGATTATCAAACTGGTATTAATATAACGGATGAAGTAAAGCTACAGTTCGAGCTTTCCATTAACAAATATTATCGCAAGACAAATAACTATTCATTAAAAGAAGTCTATCATTTTATACTGCGTGATTTCTATTCAGACCGTTATAAAGAAAAAAGCGAAATGAAATATCGAGTGTGGGAAGCAAATCGAATACCATCCTATCATCAGTTTTATTATTGGTTTAAAAAATTTGAGGATCCGAAGAAAGACATTCAGTTCCGTAAAAGCACGAAAGAATATGAGTTGAAGCATCGTCCGATTTTAAGTGATTCTAAATCAGAAACGAATGGTCCTGGTACTAGATTTCAAATTGACGCAACCATTGCGGATATTTATTTAGTTAGTTCACTTGATGTAAATAAAGTAATCGGTCGACCAGTTATTTATGCGGTACTTGATGTGTATTCACGTATTATTACAGGTCTTTATGTTGGACTAGAAGGCCCGTCATGGATCGGTGCAATGATGGCTTTAGATAATATGGTCGCAGATAAAGTAGAATTTTGTAAGCAATATGGAATTGATATTACACCTGAACAATGGCCAACACATCACCTTCCTGAAATCATTATAGCTGACCGAGGCGAGTTTGAAGGTTATTCAGTGGAGAATTTAATTAACAACCTTAATATTAAAATTGAGAATACCACAGCTTATCGAGGGGATTTAAAAGGAATTGTCGAAAGGAAGTTTCGGACATTTAACGGAAAGATAAAGCAAAAAGCTCCCGGTGCAATTCAAAAGGAATATCGAGAACGTGGAGATCAAGATTATCGCTTAAATGCTACGCTGAATTTAAAGGAATTTACATCTCTAATTATCACAATGGTGCTTCATCATAACCATAAGGTCATTGATAAATATCCTGTTGAAAAAGAAATGGTAGCTGATGGACTAGTGCCAACGCCAATTAACTTATGGAATTGGGGTATTCAAAATCGTAAAGGAAGGTTAAGAACAGTTGATCGAAATATTCTTCGTCTGAACGTGCTTCCACGTGGGAAAGCGACAATTTCAAGAGCTGGAATTAAGTTTAAAAATCTTCTTTATGGTTCTCGTCAAGCTATTGAAGAGCAATGGTTTTTAAAGTTGAAAAATAGAAGTGTAGAAATCGTTTACGATCCACGACATATTGAAAAAATCTATATTCCCCATGATAACGGAATAGATTTTGAGACGTGTATTTTATTAGAGCCTAGTCAGCAATATAAAGGTGACTTCTTGGAAGAAGTTGTCTTTCAGCAACAACTTCGGAATGAACTAGAAGAAATGGAACGAACAAATCAAATTCAGCTTACAGTGAATACTGATGCTGCATTAGAAGAGATTATTAAAAAGGCTACGAAGAACAAAAAACAATCTTTTAATCAGCCAACAAGTAAGAAAGCTAAAATTGCAGCTATTCGTGAAAACAAGGATGTTGAAAAACAGTTAAATCGTGAAGCTGAAAAGTTCGATTTATCGCCTAATAAGGTTAGTGAAACTGCTGATGTAATCGACTTTGTTACAAAAGAGAAGATTGATGAAACACCACCTAAGAAATCAAACTCACGTCTTATGGAAAAACTAAAGAAGAAGCGAGATGAGGAATTTGGGAAAGACAAATGA